From the genome of Leptospira koniambonensis:
AATTTCCCAAGGAAGATTAGAGGCACTTCTAAACTTCCAAACCATGATCATGGATCTAACAGGTTTGGAGATCTCAAATGCTTCTCTCTTGGACGAGGCTACTGCTGCCGCAGAAGCAGTATTCTTAGCGTATGGAATTCGCAAAAACGAAACATCCAAATTACTTTTTATCTCCGAGTTATGCCATCCTCAAACAATTGATGTGGTCCGCACAAGAGCACTTCCACTTGGGATCGAAGTAAAAATTGGAAATCATTTAAAAGCAGAACTAAACGAAGATTATTTTGCAGTATTAGTTCAGTATCCAGGAACAGAAGGAACCATTTATAATTACGAAAGTTTCTTCCAGTTGGCTCATAATATTGGAGCTCTAACAATCTGTGCTGCCGATCTACTTTCACTTACAGTTCTAAAAGCTCCTGGAGAATTCGGAGCGGATATCGCTGTAGGAAGTTCTCAAAGATTCGGATTACCTTTTGGATTTGGCGGGCCTCATGCAGGTTATTTTGCGACCAAAGACGAATTCAAAAGAAATATGCCAGGAAGACTTGTAGGAGTTTCCAAGGACAGCCAAGGAAATCCTGGGCTCAGACTTTCTCTACAAACAAGAGAACAACATATCAGAAGAGATAAAGCTACTTCTAATATCTGTACTGCACAGGTTCTATTAGCAGTTCTATCTTCTATGTATGCTGTATATCACGGCCCCAAAGGTTTAAAAGATATCGCTCTTAGAGTTCATAGACTCACAGAAACATTGGCTAAAAATTTGGAGAAGGCAGGCTTTGCCATCCAAAACAAAACCTTCTTCGATACTATTGTTTTAGATCTAGGATCCAAGGCTCAAACTTATATAGATGCTGCTTCTAAAAAAGAGATCAATTTCAGAAGTTTGGGAAATGGCAAAATTTCAATCGCTCTGGATGAAACTGTAGAAGTTTCCGATTTGGAAGATATTCTTTCCGTATTCGGGACCTCTAAGATCGATCCTTCCCTAGAAGGAATTTCCATCCCGAACGAATTTATCAGAACTTCTGAATATCTTACACATCCAGTGTTCAACTCACATCACACAGAAACAAAGATGTTGAGATATATTAGAAAATTGGAATCCAGAGATCTTTCTCTCACAACTTCCATGATCCCTCTGGGTTCTTGCACAATGAAGTTGAATGCAACAGTGGAAATGTTCCCTGTGACCTGGCCTGAGTTTTCGAATATTCACCCATTCGCACCCGCAAGCCAAACAGAAGGATACAGAACTGTATTCTCTCAATTAGAATCTTGGCTTTCTCAGGTAACTGGATTCCCAGGAATTTCCCTACAACCAAATGCTGGTTCTCAAGGAGAATATGCGGGACTTCTCGCAATCCGAAATTATCATATCAGCAGAGGGGATAAGGACAGAGATATTTGTTTAATCCCAATCTCTGCTCATGGAACCAATCCTGCTTCTGCAGCAATGGTTGGATTCAAAGTGGTAGTGGTAGCCTGCGACGCAGAAGGAAACGTAGATTTAGAAGATCTGAGAGCGAAAGCAAAAGAACATTCTAAAGATCTAGCTGCATTAATGATCACCTACCCTTCTACACATGGAGTGTACGAAGAACCTATTAAGGAAATCTGTTCCATCATTCATGAGAATGGAGGACAGGTTTATATGGATGGAGCGAATATGAACGCTCAGGTAGGCATCACAAGACCTGCGAATATTGGCGCTGATGTTTGCCATCTGAACTTACATAAAACTTTCTGTATTCCTCACGGAGGTGGTGGACCTGGAGTGGGACCAATCGGAGTTGCAGAACATCTGAAACCATTCTTACCTGGTCACCCTCTTGTAGATAACGGAACAGGCAACGAACACGGTGCAGTCTCAGCTGCTCCTTGGGGAAGCGCAAGTATCGTTCTGATCTCTTGGGTGTACATTGCACTTTTAGGAACAGAAGGTTTGGAACAAGCCACCAAAGCTGCGATCCTAAACGCGAACTATATCGCCAAACGTTT
Proteins encoded in this window:
- the gcvP gene encoding aminomethyl-transferring glycine dehydrogenase, with the protein product MSTATWNGSGKQTEMKNPLDPLDTFSRRHIGPDEDQIKEMLSTLGLSGLEELVAKAVPEGIRLEKALDLPEASTERKILNDLKKIASKNKLYRSYIGSGYQASVMPGVIQRNILENPGWYTAYTPYQAEISQGRLEALLNFQTMIMDLTGLEISNASLLDEATAAAEAVFLAYGIRKNETSKLLFISELCHPQTIDVVRTRALPLGIEVKIGNHLKAELNEDYFAVLVQYPGTEGTIYNYESFFQLAHNIGALTICAADLLSLTVLKAPGEFGADIAVGSSQRFGLPFGFGGPHAGYFATKDEFKRNMPGRLVGVSKDSQGNPGLRLSLQTREQHIRRDKATSNICTAQVLLAVLSSMYAVYHGPKGLKDIALRVHRLTETLAKNLEKAGFAIQNKTFFDTIVLDLGSKAQTYIDAASKKEINFRSLGNGKISIALDETVEVSDLEDILSVFGTSKIDPSLEGISIPNEFIRTSEYLTHPVFNSHHTETKMLRYIRKLESRDLSLTTSMIPLGSCTMKLNATVEMFPVTWPEFSNIHPFAPASQTEGYRTVFSQLESWLSQVTGFPGISLQPNAGSQGEYAGLLAIRNYHISRGDKDRDICLIPISAHGTNPASAAMVGFKVVVVACDAEGNVDLEDLRAKAKEHSKDLAALMITYPSTHGVYEEPIKEICSIIHENGGQVYMDGANMNAQVGITRPANIGADVCHLNLHKTFCIPHGGGGPGVGPIGVAEHLKPFLPGHPLVDNGTGNEHGAVSAAPWGSASIVLISWVYIALLGTEGLEQATKAAILNANYIAKRLENYFPVLYKGKNGFVAHECILDVRPFKKTSGVEVEDIAKRLMDYGFHAPTMSFPVPGTLMIEPTESESQEELDRFCEAMISIHSEIQEIEQGKADPKDNPLKNAPHTSAMVISDNWDHAYSREKAAYPAPWTKEHKFWPYVGRIDNVYGDRNLVCSCLPLESYL